A window of Zingiber officinale cultivar Zhangliang chromosome 5A, Zo_v1.1, whole genome shotgun sequence contains these coding sequences:
- the LOC121980109 gene encoding WPP domain-associated protein-like: MNAFFNGLDGRLRLSGMVADSIMMGIVNSAMEDAYKRSCTKEGDIARLIHKSRFCELAIMQLEWCLKYVQDEMNNESADHIDDREKLLCDLLETRNRIHYRLEETKIAIDDKDIEIARRKESEMKLRLTLDLKGEEVKSLHNTLGLNERVRNDNANASKIYGHVFDELECYVDKQLLKIRNKLEFGKQILSDQMYNMTTDHTDQNKHNEGFKPLHELHDIAQLMLDFDEMVTTIDAVNEEVRSSFETIASSISQFKMTTEEQCWSWNMERDVTNLMIGRFIGDIQSKYIFKSHEEMETNLVSQEKMDNSPESYEKSVKLEEDKDDMEIKAKRCERACVEQNDLECMINPIGSLSEMVVNFGLQTCEKISTNITRLDDLKQLLNPISEHVNRIKKNELLYHKAFTRRCLNLQIAEEEVDLLGDQVDQLHGVLSKVYIALDSYSLVFQHYPEIIEVIRLIQREIREEV, translated from the exons ATGAATGCATTCTTCAATGGCCTTGATGGCCGACTCAGGCTGTCAGGAATGGTGGCAGACTCGATCATGATGGGGATAGTGAACTCTGCCATGGAGGACGCTTATAAGAGGAGTTGTACAAAGGAAGGAGACATCGCAAGGTTGATCCATAAATCACGATTTTGTGAATTGGCCATTATGCAACTCGAATGGTGCTTAAAGTATGTCCAAGATGAGATGAACAATGAATCAGCCGACCACATCGACGACCGCGAGAAGCTATTGTGTGATCTATTGGAGACAAGGAACCGCATCCATTATAGGCTCGAAGAGACCAAGATTGCGATAGATGACAAGGACATAGAAATTGCAAGGAGGAAGGAGAGTGAGATGAAGCTTCGATTGACTTTGGATTtaaagggagaagaagtgaaatCACTCCATAATACACTTGGGCTTAATGAAAGAGTGAGGAATGACAATGCAAATGCAAGCAAAATTTACGGTCATGTCTTCGATGAATTAGAATGTTATGTGGACAAACAATTGCTGAAAATTAGGAACAAATTGGAGTTTGGCAAGCAAATTTTGTCAGACCAGATGTATAATATGACTACTGATCATACTGATCAGAATAAACATAATGAAGGTTTCAAGCCACTGCATGAGCTTCATGACATAGCACAACTAATGTTGGATTTTGATGAGATGGTCACTACCATTGACGCCGTTAATGAAGAAGTCCGATCATCATTCGAGACAATTGCAAGCTCAATATCTCAGTTCAAAATGACCACAGAAGAACAATGTTGGTCTTGGAATATGGAGAGAGATGTAACTAATCTCATGATTGGAAGATTTATAGGAGATATCCAAtctaaatatattttcaaatctCATGAAGAAATGGAAACCAATTTAGTCTCTCAGGAGAAAATGGATAACTCTCCCGAGTCATATGAAAAGAGTGTAAAACTAGAGGAAGATAAGGATGACATGGAAATTAAAGCTAAGAGATGTGAAAGGGCTTGTGTTGAACAAAATGATTTAGAGTGCATGATAAACCCTATAGGAAGCTTGTCAGAGATGGTTGTTAATTTTGGTCTCCAAACATGTGAAAAGATAAGCACAAACATTACCAG ATTGGATGATCTTAAACAACTACTAAATCCCATATCTGAGCATGTAAATCGGATCAAGAAAAATGAATTACTCTATCACAAGGCTTTCACTAGAAGATGTTTGAATCTTCAAATTGCTGAAGAAGAG GTGGATTTGCTAGGAGATCAAGTGGACCAACTTCATGGAGTGCTCTCAAAGGTTTATATAGCATTAGATAGCTATTCATTGGTTTTCCAACATTATCCTGAG ATAATTGAAGTGATAAGATTGATACAAAGAGAAATTAGAgaagaagtgtga
- the LOC121982186 gene encoding trihelix transcription factor GT-1-like — protein MHLLTLDRSLAEFTRAHPTIIASVAAAKPTNTMYLAEKPRGVDFYNNSGLPSPPQPQQQMLLGDSSGDDHEVKAPKKRAETWIQEETRSLISFRREIDGFFNTSKSNKHLWEQISAKMREKGFDRSPTMCTDKWRNLLKEFKKAKHQSKGSGSAKMSYYKELDELLKERSKKASFKSSSVSKVDTYLQFPDKGLEDANTPFGSVEGRSPLNLDRTLEHDRHPLAITAADAVAANSVPPWNWRDASVNDNSASYVGRVILVKWGDFSRKLGVDGTADAIKEAIKSAFGLRTKRAFWLEDEDNVVRSFDREMPLGSYTLHLDEGVTIKVCIYDDTGPVRTEEKTLYTEDDFHDFLSHRGWMGLRELSSFKNVDSLNELHPGAMYQGVRLLSD, from the exons ATGCATCTCCTTACACTAGACCGATCCCTCGCCGAATTCACTCGAGCTCATCCCACCATTATCGCAAGCGTGGCAGCGGCGAAGCCCACTAACACCATGTACTTGGCCGAGAAGCCCCGCGGCGTCGATTTCTACAACAACAGTGGCTTGCCGTCGCCTCCTCAGCCGCAGCAGCAGATGCTTTTGGGCGACAGCAGCGGCGACGATCATGAGGTCAAGGCGCCAAAGAAGCGCGCCGAGACGTGGATCCAAGAGGAGACGAGGAGCCTCATATCCTTCCGTCGGGAGATCGATGGGTTCTTCAATACCTCCAAGTCGAACAAACACCTGTGGGAGCAGATCTCCGCTAAGATGCGGGAGAAAGGCTTCGACAGGTCACCGACTATGTGCACGGATAAGTGGAGAAACTTACTAAAGGAGTTCAAGAAGGCGAAGCACCAGTCCAAAGGAAGCGGTTCGGCCAAGATGTCATACTACAAGGAGTTGGATGAATTGCTCAAAGAGAGGAGCAAGAAAGCCAGCTTCAAGAGCTCTTCGGTGTCAAAGGTTGACACATACCTTCAGTTTCCTGATAAAG GTCTTGAAGATGCAAACACTCCTTTTGGATCTGTCGAAG GTAGGTCACCACTCAACCTTGACAGAACACTAGAGCATGACAGACATCCACTTGCTATAACGGCAGCTGATGCTGTTGCTGCTAATAGTGTTCCCCCATGGAACTGGAGAGATGCTTCTGTGAATG ATAATAGTGCCTCTTATGTTGGAAGAGTCATTTTAGTCAAATGGGGTGATTTCTCGAGAAAACTTGGTGTTGATGGCACTGCAGACGCGATCAAGGAAGCCATCAAGTCTGCATTTGGTTTAAGAACAAAAAGGGCTTTTTGGTTAGAGGATGAAGACAATGTGGTTCGTAGCTTTGACAGAGAAATGCCTCTTGGTTCCTATACTCTGCATCTTGACGAGG GTGTAACTATAAAAGTTTGTATTTACGATGACACTGGTCCAGTTCGTACTGAAGAAAAAACACTGTACACTGAGGATGATTTCCATGATTTCCTTTCTCACCGCGGTTGGATGGGCCTCAGGGAGTTAAGCAGCTTTAAAAATGTGGATTCTCTCAATGAACTTCATCCAGGTGCGATGTATCAGGGAGTTAGATTGCTTAGTGATTAA
- the LOC121982187 gene encoding uncharacterized protein LOC121982187, with protein MDELDLSLALLSSESDMVSRKKRKQIALQEVMAHPAAIDLLRLNDPLPLDWEQCLDLQSGRMYYLNRQKLKRSWSRPKEQKLELDLNVTEKVSATQDDDSSAGNYNMVAVVCVHCHLLVMICRSSPCCPNCKRMNNSLSTASQSGRLAAPAKTLKTLSLLH; from the exons ATGGATGAGCTAGACCTTTCTCTCGCCCTGTTAAGCAGTGAGTCTGATATGGTttcgaggaagaagaggaagcaaaTAGCACTTCAGGAGGTCATGGCTCATCCTGCTGCCATCGACCTGCTCCGCCTCAATGATCCTCTGCCGCTTGATTGGGAGCAATGCCTAGACCTACAA TCTGGAAGAATGTATTACTTGAACAGGCAGAAGCTGAAGAGGAGCTGGAGCAGGCCCAAGGAGCAAAAGCTCGAGCTAGACCTCAACGTCACAGAGAAGGTATCAGCAACACAAGATGATGATTCATCTGCAGGGAATTACAACATGGTTGCAGTTGTTTGCGTACACTGCCATCTCCTGGTCATGATCTGCAGGTCTTCTCCTTGCTGTCCCAATTGCAAGCGCATGAATAATTCCCTGAGCACTGCAAGCCAAAGCGGTCGTCTCGCTGCTCCTGCCAAGACCTTGAAAACCCTGAGCCTTCTCCATTAG